In Macadamia integrifolia cultivar HAES 741 chromosome 13, SCU_Mint_v3, whole genome shotgun sequence, one DNA window encodes the following:
- the LOC122059064 gene encoding uncharacterized protein LOC122059064, giving the protein MAFLNVVDDGRDMDHDPGGGRPTDRGRQLRLTDFWKPKLKDASEAVREESEFQAKEDLSTKVDDSRNQKDRGDGVKKTFSTVVGKALPDVEQLLDPIHAGAHTKIIIPQEAYEERLEKFKFALIGRANFKFMSMNDIRKAAGEGWNLKGRISLSPMGKGFILFQFELEGDMSAIWRRNLIKVRGQLIRFQRWKPDFDVHAVNNPTKLVWIRFPGLPLEYWHEKILLTMAKGAGRPVALDRRTRSAAMGNFARVQVEVIIGEKRVEEIQVERKQPGTGEIFWFKQLIVYEDGLAKCGFCKKIGHTLFQCKEKKKVDARDTGAATMVNEGGVGRRSSSEGGGLGEGFVSNLGRNLTHMRQPPTILRTQIRDNSPTSKEGVQGQGDIEIIIPLEKSTNLGTNHNRMGAVNSMEGNGLVSTFNEESGSVDGEDMDHISEPGEEAEIDHRRCNSPILEEDEAIYGKYGSDHINTVSDGESNSVESEQRKDDANPRVGNNLEESFAAWNLRPRRNINYNRGHAGRGSTKGGRGGRGEEGVVAEHIVKGLPPTQLEGGRAFVHHPEVAAIDNALRAEEAAARKGKVLEKEQTSKSAHQTYTKK; this is encoded by the coding sequence ATGGCGTTTTTGAATGTGGTAGATGATGGTAGAGATATGGATCATGACCCAGGGGGAGGAAGACCGACGGATAGGGGCAGGCAACTTCGCCTTACTGATTTCTGGAAACCTAAATTAAAGGATGCATCGGAAGCGGTTAGAGAAGAATCTGAGTTTCAAGCCAAAGAAGATCTGAGTACTAAGGTGGATGACAGCAGAAATCAGAAAGATAGAGGGGATGGTGTGAAGAAAACTTTTTCTACTGTTGTGGGTAAGGCTTTACCGGACGTGGAGCAGTTGCTGGATCCAATACATGCTGGGGCGCACACTAAGATTATCATCCCGCAGGAGGCATATGAGGAGAGGCTGGAAAAATTCAAGTTTGCTTTGATAGGTAGGGCAAACTTCAAATTTATGTCTATGAATGATATTCGTAAAGCTGCAGGAGAGGGGTGGAATTTGAAGGGGAGAATTTCTTTGTCTCCTATGGGGAAAGGcttcattttatttcagtttgagttggAAGGAGATATGTCTGCAATTTGGAGAAGGAACCTAATCAAGGTTAGAGGACAATTGATTCGATTCCAACGCTGGAAACCAGATTTTGATGTGCATGCGGTGAACAACCCAACCAAACTGGTGTGGATCAGATTTCCAGGCCTTCccctggaatattggcatgagaagatcttgttgacaatggctaAAGGGGCAGGTAGACCTGTGGCCCTGGACAGACGCACCAGATCGGCGGCAATGGGGAATTTTGCGCGTGTTCAGGTAGAAGTGAtaattggggagaaaagggtggaAGAGATTCAGGTGGAAAGAAAGCAACCAGGAACGGGGGAgattttttggtttaaacagTTAATCGTATATGAAGATGGGTTAGCTAAATgtggtttttgcaaaaaaatcGGGCATACTTTGTTTCAatgcaaagagaagaagaaggtggatGCTCGAGACACTGGGGCGGCAACCATGGTGAATGAAGGTGGTGTAGGGCGGAGATCCAGCTCAGAGGGCGGTGGTTTGGGTGAAGGTTTTGTTTccaatttgggtagaaatcttaCCCATATGAGACAGCCTCCTACCATATTAAGAACTCAGATTAGGGACAATAGTCCAACATCTAAGGAAGGTGTGCAGGGGCAGGGAGATATTGAAATAATTATTCCCTTAGAGAAGTCTACCAATTTGGGAACAAATCACAATCGTATGGGTGCAGTTAACAGTATGGAGGGTAATGGATTGGTGTCTACATTTAATGAGGAATCTGGGTCGGTGGATGGAGAGGATATGGATCATATATCTGAACCAGGAGAGGAGGCAGAGATTGATCACCGTAGGTGCAACTCTCCCATTTTAGAGGAGGATGAGGCTATCTATGGCAAATATGGGTCGGACCATATCAATACGGTATCCGACGGGGAATCTAACTCTGTGGAAAGCGAGCAGCGAAAGGATGATGCTAATCCAAGGGTTGGAAACAATTTGGAGGAATCTTTTGCAGCTTGGAACTTAAGGCCTCGACGTAATATTAATTACAATAGAGGTCATGCTGGTCGAGGATCAACTAAAGGTGGTAGAGGCGGTAGAGGTGAGGAAGGGGTGGTGGCTGAGCATATTGTAAAGGGACTTCCTCCCACCCAGCTGGAGGGAGGACGTGCTTTTGTTCACCATCCAGAGGTTGCTGCTATTGATAATGCTTTACGCGCAGAGGAGGCGGCAGCAAGGAAAGGCAAAGTTTTAGAAAAGGAGCAGACATCCAAGTCGGCTCATCAGACCTATACCAAAAAGTGA